A genome region from Staphylococcus capitis subsp. capitis includes the following:
- the copZ gene encoding copper chaperone CopZ: MTQEIIQVEGMSCQHCKDSVESALANLNGVQSAEVNLEENNVRVEFDDSKVNITQMKDAIEDQGYDTK; this comes from the coding sequence ATGACTCAAGAAATAATTCAAGTAGAAGGTATGAGCTGCCAACATTGCAAAGATTCAGTTGAATCAGCATTAGCAAACTTAAACGGTGTACAATCTGCCGAAGTTAATTTAGAAGAAAATAACGTTCGTGTAGAATTTGATGATTCAAAAGTGAACATCACACAAATGAAAGATGCTATTGAAGATCAAGGCTATGATACAAAATAG
- a CDS encoding heavy metal translocating P-type ATPase, with the protein MTCAACSNRIEKKLNRLDDVTAQVNLTTEKATIEYNADEYQPEAFVEQIKKLGYDVATEKQELDITGMTCAACSNRIEKVLNKMDGVQNATVNLTTEQALIEFYPSTTNTDQLIQRIHKLGYDAKPITNNNLEKSSRKEQELKLKRTKLIISAILSAPLLLVMLIHVFPVHLLETIMNPWIQLILATPVQFIIGWQFYVGAYKNLRNGSANMDVLVSLGTSAAYFYSIYEMIRWLLNKVNEPHLYFETSAILITLILFGKYLEARAKSQTTNALGELLSLQAKEARVLRDNQEMMVPLNEVIVGDTLVIKPGEKVPVDGEIIKGSTSIDESMLTGESIPVEKTIGDAVIGSTLNKNGSLIIKATKVGSDTALANIIKVVEDAQSSKAPIQRLADIISGYFVPVVVGISLITFIIWIIFIHFGQFEPALLAAISVLVIACPCALGLATPTSIMVGTGRAAENGILFKGGEFVERAHHIDTIVLDKTGTITNGKPKVTDYVGDQDTLQLLASAENASEHPLAEAIVNYAKDQNLTLLGNETFKAVPGLGIEATINGHRILVGNRKLMHNYDINITQELNNKLIQYEQHGQTAMVIAIEHELKGIIAVADTVKDTAKQAINHLQNMNIEVVMLTGDNKQTAQAIAKEVGIDRVISDVLPEEKAEQIALLQKERRNVAMVGDGVNDAPALVKADIGIAIGTGTEVAIEAADITILGGDLLLLPKAIKASKATIRNIRQNLFWAFGYNVAGIPIAALGLLAPWIAGAAMALSSVSVVTNALRLKKIKL; encoded by the coding sequence ATGACATGTGCTGCGTGCTCTAACCGAATAGAGAAAAAATTAAATCGATTAGACGATGTTACAGCTCAAGTGAATCTAACAACTGAAAAGGCAACAATTGAATATAATGCCGATGAATATCAACCAGAAGCATTTGTAGAACAAATCAAGAAATTAGGTTATGATGTTGCAACTGAAAAACAAGAATTAGATATTACTGGGATGACATGTGCAGCCTGCTCGAATCGTATAGAGAAAGTTCTTAACAAAATGGACGGCGTTCAAAATGCAACAGTTAATTTGACAACTGAACAAGCATTAATTGAATTTTACCCTAGTACAACGAATACAGATCAACTTATTCAAAGAATTCATAAATTAGGTTACGATGCCAAACCAATCACAAATAATAATTTAGAAAAGTCATCACGAAAAGAACAAGAATTAAAATTAAAACGAACTAAATTAATAATTTCAGCAATCTTATCTGCACCACTTTTACTTGTAATGCTCATTCATGTGTTTCCTGTTCATTTACTAGAAACTATAATGAATCCATGGATACAACTCATTCTAGCTACACCTGTACAATTTATTATAGGTTGGCAATTTTATGTAGGTGCCTATAAGAACCTACGCAATGGTTCTGCCAACATGGATGTTTTGGTGTCTCTCGGCACAAGCGCGGCATACTTTTACAGTATTTATGAAATGATCCGATGGTTACTAAATAAAGTGAATGAACCTCACTTATATTTTGAAACAAGTGCTATTTTGATTACGCTCATTCTATTTGGGAAGTATTTAGAGGCACGTGCTAAATCTCAAACTACCAATGCATTGGGCGAATTATTAAGTTTACAAGCTAAAGAAGCTCGAGTATTAAGAGATAATCAAGAGATGATGGTTCCTCTTAATGAAGTTATAGTGGGAGATACTTTAGTAATTAAACCTGGTGAAAAGGTTCCTGTAGACGGTGAGATTATCAAAGGAAGCACCTCCATCGATGAATCCATGTTAACTGGTGAATCTATTCCAGTTGAAAAGACAATCGGAGATGCAGTAATTGGCTCTACACTAAATAAAAATGGTTCTTTGATCATAAAAGCTACTAAAGTGGGCAGTGACACTGCATTAGCAAATATTATTAAAGTTGTTGAGGACGCACAAAGTTCTAAAGCACCAATTCAAAGATTAGCAGACATCATTTCAGGTTATTTCGTACCTGTAGTTGTCGGTATTTCATTGATTACATTCATTATTTGGATTATTTTCATTCATTTTGGTCAATTTGAACCTGCGTTGCTTGCTGCGATATCAGTACTAGTCATTGCATGTCCTTGTGCACTTGGTTTAGCAACGCCTACATCTATTATGGTAGGGACTGGTCGTGCAGCTGAAAATGGTATTTTATTCAAAGGCGGCGAATTTGTAGAACGAGCTCACCATATAGACACTATTGTATTAGATAAAACAGGTACCATCACTAATGGTAAACCAAAAGTTACAGATTATGTTGGCGATCAAGATACACTTCAGCTGTTAGCTAGTGCTGAAAATGCATCTGAACATCCTTTAGCTGAAGCCATCGTCAATTATGCTAAAGATCAAAACTTAACACTTTTAGGCAACGAAACTTTCAAAGCTGTACCTGGCCTGGGTATTGAAGCGACAATAAATGGTCATCGTATTTTAGTTGGAAACAGAAAGTTAATGCATAACTATGACATCAATATAACTCAAGAACTCAATAACAAATTAATTCAATATGAACAACATGGTCAAACTGCAATGGTAATTGCAATTGAACATGAACTGAAAGGTATCATTGCTGTTGCTGATACTGTTAAAGATACTGCAAAACAAGCCATTAATCATTTACAAAATATGAATATTGAAGTAGTCATGCTCACTGGAGACAACAAACAAACGGCACAAGCAATTGCTAAAGAAGTAGGTATAGACCGTGTTATCTCTGATGTGTTACCTGAAGAAAAAGCTGAACAAATAGCTCTATTACAAAAAGAAAGACGAAATGTTGCTATGGTTGGCGACGGAGTCAATGATGCACCTGCTTTAGTTAAAGCTGACATTGGAATTGCAATAGGTACAGGTACTGAAGTAGCTATTGAGGCTGCAGATATTACAATTCTTGGTGGTGATTTACTACTACTCCCTAAAGCTATAAAAGCTAGTAAAGCAACAATTCGCAATATACGTCAAAACTTATTTTGGGCATTTGGATACAATGTCGCAGGTATTCCTATAGCCGCTTTAGGTTTACTTGCGCCTTGGATAGCCGGAGCAGCCATGGCATTGAGTTCAGTTAGCGTAGTGACAAACGCACTGCGCCTTAAAAAGATAAAATTATAA
- a CDS encoding SDR family oxidoreductase, giving the protein MSLLDFHKEIKGYTQDRQPGIEADMNPKPVAELDEYKAAGKLKGKVALITGGDSGIGRSVAILYAKEGANVAIGYYDEHQDVEDTVKRLKELGVDAKAYAHDLKDEQQSKKLIDDVVKDFGSLNILVNNGGVQFPRDNFEDITPDQVKETFMTNIFGMMFLSQAAVPHLSKGDAIINTTSVTAYRGSGHLIDYSATKGAIVSFTRSLATTLMEKSIRVNAVAPGPIYTPLIPSTFDEEKVENQGGDTPMGRRGQPAELAPSYVFLATQADSSYITEQVIHVNGGDYITT; this is encoded by the coding sequence GTGAGTTTATTAGACTTTCATAAAGAAATAAAAGGCTACACTCAAGATAGACAGCCTGGTATAGAAGCGGACATGAATCCTAAGCCAGTAGCTGAATTAGATGAATATAAAGCAGCAGGTAAATTAAAAGGCAAAGTTGCTTTAATTACTGGTGGTGACTCTGGTATTGGTCGTTCCGTAGCAATACTATATGCTAAAGAGGGAGCAAATGTTGCTATAGGTTATTATGATGAACATCAAGATGTTGAAGACACTGTTAAACGTTTAAAAGAATTAGGCGTAGATGCAAAAGCATATGCACATGATTTAAAAGACGAGCAACAATCTAAAAAACTCATTGATGATGTTGTTAAAGATTTTGGTAGTTTAAATATTTTAGTAAATAATGGTGGTGTTCAATTCCCACGAGATAACTTTGAGGATATTACGCCTGATCAAGTCAAAGAGACGTTTATGACAAACATTTTTGGAATGATGTTCTTATCGCAAGCAGCTGTTCCACATCTTTCAAAAGGTGACGCAATTATTAACACTACTAGTGTAACGGCTTATAGAGGTTCAGGTCATCTTATTGATTACTCTGCGACAAAAGGTGCGATAGTGTCATTTACTCGCTCTCTTGCGACAACATTAATGGAAAAAAGTATTCGAGTTAACGCTGTAGCACCAGGACCTATATATACTCCATTAATCCCATCTACATTTGATGAGGAAAAGGTTGAAAATCAAGGTGGAGATACGCCAATGGGTCGCCGAGGCCAACCAGCAGAGCTAGCTCCTTCATATGTGTTCTTAGCAACTCAAGCAGATAGTTCATATATTACAGAGCAAGTCATTCATGTTAATGGTGGAGATTATATTACGACATAG
- a CDS encoding sugar O-acetyltransferase: MTEKEKMLAHQWYDVNFDDELKEDRLQAKELCFEYNHTRPSNVKKRNAIMEKLFGYKLENVGISIPFDTDYGWNIKFGKNVFINTNCYLMDGGGITFGDNVFIGPNCGFYTATHPLNFEERNKGLELAEPIVVGSNTWFGGHVSVLPGVTIGEGTVIGAGSVVTKDIPPHCLAVGNPCKVIRKIEQ, from the coding sequence ATGACTGAAAAGGAAAAAATGTTAGCACATCAGTGGTACGATGTTAATTTTGATGATGAGTTGAAGGAGGATAGGTTACAGGCAAAAGAGTTATGCTTTGAATATAACCACACACGCCCTAGTAATGTTAAAAAACGCAACGCAATAATGGAGAAATTATTCGGCTATAAACTTGAGAATGTGGGGATTTCAATCCCGTTTGATACAGATTATGGATGGAATATTAAGTTCGGAAAAAATGTATTTATTAATACCAATTGTTATTTAATGGACGGCGGTGGCATCACGTTTGGAGATAATGTATTTATAGGTCCTAACTGTGGATTTTACACTGCTACACATCCACTTAATTTTGAGGAACGTAATAAAGGTCTAGAACTAGCAGAACCCATTGTAGTAGGAAGTAACACTTGGTTTGGGGGACATGTTTCTGTGTTGCCTGGGGTGACGATAGGTGAAGGAACCGTTATTGGTGCAGGAAGTGTAGTAACCAAAGATATACCCCCTCATTGCTTAGCAGTAGGTAATCCTTGTAAAGTGATTAGAAAGATTGAGCAGTAA
- the pruA gene encoding L-glutamate gamma-semialdehyde dehydrogenase — translation MVVPFKNEPGIDFSVQENVDRFNEVLKKVKGELGQNIPLFINGEKIDKSDKFESLNPADTSQLIAKVSKATKDDVENAFQAANEAYKSWKKWSHKDRAELMLRVAAIIRRRKEEISAVMVYEAGKPWDEAVGDAAEGIDFIEYYACSMMDLAEGKPVLDREGEHNRYFYKPIGTGVTIPPWNFPFAIMAGTTLAPVVAGNTVLLKPAEDTVLTAYKLIEILEEAGLPKGVVNFVPGDPKEIGDYLVDHKDTHFVTFTGSRATGTRIYERSAVVQEGQNFLKRVIAEMGGKDAIVVDENVDTDLAAEAIVTSAFGFSGQKCSACSRAIIHKDVHDEILEKAVKLTKDLTLGNTENNTFMGPVINQKQFDKIKNYIEIGKEEGKLEQGGGTDDSKGYFIEPTIFSGLKSADRIMQEEIFGPVVGFIKVNSFDEAIDVANDTDYGLTGAVITNNREHWIKAVNEYDVGNLYLNRGCTAAVVGYHPFGGFKMSGTDAKTGSPDYLLNFLEQKVVSEMF, via the coding sequence ATGGTAGTACCTTTCAAAAATGAACCTGGGATTGATTTTTCAGTACAAGAAAATGTAGACCGCTTCAACGAAGTATTAAAGAAGGTAAAAGGGGAACTTGGTCAAAATATTCCGCTATTCATCAATGGTGAAAAAATAGATAAGAGTGACAAGTTTGAATCTCTAAACCCTGCAGATACATCTCAATTAATTGCTAAAGTTTCTAAAGCTACAAAAGACGATGTAGAAAATGCGTTTCAAGCAGCGAACGAAGCTTATAAATCATGGAAGAAATGGTCTCATAAAGATCGTGCTGAATTGATGTTACGCGTTGCAGCAATTATTCGTCGTCGTAAAGAAGAAATTTCTGCTGTTATGGTATATGAAGCTGGAAAACCATGGGATGAAGCAGTAGGCGATGCTGCAGAAGGTATCGATTTTATCGAATATTATGCATGTTCAATGATGGATTTAGCAGAAGGTAAACCTGTGTTAGATCGAGAGGGTGAACATAATAGATATTTCTATAAACCCATAGGTACTGGCGTTACAATTCCACCATGGAACTTCCCATTTGCAATTATGGCGGGTACAACACTAGCTCCAGTGGTGGCTGGTAATACAGTTCTATTAAAACCTGCAGAAGACACTGTACTTACAGCATATAAATTAATTGAAATTTTAGAGGAAGCTGGTTTACCTAAAGGTGTTGTTAACTTTGTACCTGGTGATCCTAAAGAAATAGGAGATTATTTAGTTGATCATAAAGATACACACTTTGTAACATTTACAGGTTCTCGTGCAACAGGTACACGTATCTATGAACGTAGTGCTGTAGTTCAAGAAGGACAAAACTTCTTGAAACGTGTTATCGCTGAAATGGGCGGTAAAGATGCTATTGTCGTAGATGAAAACGTTGATACGGATTTAGCAGCAGAGGCAATTGTAACGTCTGCGTTTGGTTTCTCAGGACAAAAATGCTCAGCATGTTCACGAGCAATTATCCATAAAGACGTGCATGATGAAATTTTAGAGAAAGCAGTCAAATTAACTAAAGATTTAACTTTAGGTAACACGGAAAACAATACATTTATGGGACCAGTAATTAATCAGAAACAATTCGATAAAATTAAAAATTATATCGAAATTGGTAAAGAGGAAGGTAAATTAGAACAAGGTGGAGGCACGGATGACTCAAAAGGTTACTTCATCGAACCAACCATCTTCTCAGGGCTTAAGTCAGCCGACCGTATTATGCAAGAAGAAATTTTTGGACCGGTTGTCGGATTTATTAAAGTCAATAGCTTTGATGAAGCAATTGATGTTGCAAACGATACTGATTATGGTTTGACAGGTGCAGTCATCACAAATAACCGTGAACACTGGATTAAAGCTGTAAATGAATATGATGTAGGTAACCTTTACCTCAACCGTGGTTGTACTGCTGCCGTTGTTGGATATCATCCATTTGGTGGTTTCAAAATGTCAGGTACAGACGCTAAAACAGGTAGTCCAGACTACTTGCTTAATTTCCTAGAACAAAAAGTTGTTTCAGAAATGTTCTAA
- a CDS encoding TetR/AcrR family transcriptional regulator: MNEQDLRVVKTKKALSSSLYQLLEKRSFESLSVNEICESGMVHRTTFYKHFYDKYDLLVYLFNLLTKDYFSTDLKDRLNNPFQTIEATFTNKEELEKIEKVQKDDVSFGKIFKEVCVDIMKADIKENIHRISVDKTIPEDLVFYIYGSTLDGFMEWIKQENIQCPASEIDKVFHKAINISITE, translated from the coding sequence ATGAATGAACAAGACTTAAGAGTAGTGAAAACTAAAAAGGCGTTATCATCGAGTCTTTATCAATTGTTAGAGAAAAGAAGTTTCGAATCTCTTTCTGTTAATGAAATTTGCGAATCTGGAATGGTTCACCGGACGACTTTTTATAAACATTTCTATGACAAATATGATTTGTTAGTTTATCTATTCAATTTACTCACTAAAGATTACTTTTCAACCGACTTAAAAGATCGGTTAAATAATCCTTTCCAAACAATTGAAGCTACATTTACAAATAAAGAAGAATTGGAAAAAATCGAAAAAGTACAAAAAGATGATGTATCATTCGGTAAAATATTTAAAGAAGTTTGTGTAGATATTATGAAGGCAGATATTAAAGAAAATATTCATCGTATCTCTGTTGATAAAACAATCCCAGAAGATTTAGTATTTTATATCTATGGTTCTACATTAGATGGATTTATGGAGTGGATTAAACAAGAAAACATTCAATGTCCCGCTTCAGAAATTGATAAAGTTTTCCATAAAGCAATCAACATTAGCATTACAGAATAG
- a CDS encoding FeoA family protein, producing MLNLMTGMKNKQYKVKSINLNNKSMLYRLGALGLKKGSLVSIKRKCLFNGPSVIEINGQYLSIRQSDARQIALEE from the coding sequence ATGTTGAATTTAATGACTGGGATGAAAAATAAACAATATAAAGTTAAAAGTATCAATCTGAATAATAAAAGCATGTTATATCGTTTGGGAGCACTTGGTTTAAAGAAGGGCAGTCTAGTGAGTATTAAGCGTAAATGCTTATTTAATGGACCAAGTGTAATTGAAATCAATGGTCAATATCTTAGCATTAGACAATCAGATGCTCGTCAAATTGCATTAGAGGAGTAG
- the feoB gene encoding ferrous iron transport protein B, with protein MNESYCILGNPNVGKTSLFNALTGSYEYVGNWSGVTVEKKVGKLKENLGQLIDLPGVYDLSPITKDETVVTEFLMETSFTGMINIIDTSQIKRNLQLTVQLLELNVPIIIGLNMMDVAIQHGLKINYDTLMRKLKVPIFPIVARKAKGTNTLLHELQFLKSDQRQHLKIDYGNEIEEAIERLSSIIKKEKSYPNERIRFIAIQYLLDNVKINEELGAELINLLAPIKTNLDKHFNTCVRERIEVIREAFIDNILRNVVEYPEEEKQFFTAKLDKILMNKYLGIPIFLGIIWLIFQTTFTWVGTPLSDKMDDFIGGQLTDWIKLLMQQLHLLPFLQDLITDGIIAGVGSVLVFIPQIVVLFFFISLLEDSGYMARIAVLMDKTMESIGLSGKSFIPMIIGFGCNVPSIMAARSIENEKERLITILIASFMSCSARLPVYALFVGVFFKEYQSLIVLSLYLIGILIALLVSTFMNKFILKNEDSVFIVELPTYRVPSIRTLWRSTWEKAKGFVKKAGTFIFGGSVVIWALTYMGPNGFDVKINQSFMHILGEVFAPIIAPLGFGTWQAGATLIPGFLAKEVIISSMAILYSSNENGLVNVIQHQFTPISAYAFMIFILLYVPCISTVATIRKETCSWKWTLIAVIYPVLTAYILTLMFYQVSHLFT; from the coding sequence ATGAATGAAAGTTATTGCATTTTAGGTAATCCTAATGTAGGTAAAACATCTCTATTCAATGCATTGACAGGATCTTATGAGTACGTTGGGAATTGGAGCGGTGTGACGGTCGAGAAAAAAGTAGGTAAATTAAAAGAAAATCTAGGACAATTAATAGATTTACCTGGTGTATACGATCTCTCACCTATTACTAAAGATGAAACAGTTGTTACAGAATTTTTGATGGAAACATCATTTACTGGAATGATTAATATCATTGATACTAGTCAAATTAAAAGAAACCTGCAATTAACTGTTCAATTGCTAGAACTCAATGTTCCTATAATTATTGGTTTAAACATGATGGATGTAGCTATTCAACATGGTTTAAAGATTAATTATGACACTCTAATGAGAAAGTTAAAAGTACCTATTTTTCCTATAGTAGCAAGAAAAGCTAAAGGTACAAACACTTTATTGCATGAACTTCAATTCCTGAAATCTGATCAAAGACAACACCTCAAAATTGATTATGGCAATGAGATTGAAGAAGCTATCGAACGACTTAGCTCAATTATCAAGAAAGAAAAGTCGTATCCAAATGAACGTATACGTTTTATAGCAATTCAATATTTGCTTGATAATGTCAAAATTAACGAAGAATTAGGGGCTGAGTTGATTAATCTTCTAGCGCCCATAAAAACAAACTTAGATAAACACTTTAATACGTGCGTACGCGAACGTATAGAAGTTATAAGAGAAGCATTTATAGATAATATCTTAAGAAATGTTGTCGAATATCCGGAAGAAGAAAAACAATTTTTCACAGCTAAATTAGATAAAATTCTTATGAATAAATATTTAGGAATTCCAATATTCTTAGGTATTATATGGCTAATATTTCAAACCACTTTCACATGGGTGGGGACGCCTTTATCTGATAAAATGGACGATTTCATCGGTGGTCAATTAACCGATTGGATAAAACTACTGATGCAACAATTGCATCTATTACCGTTTCTTCAAGACTTAATTACTGATGGTATTATTGCTGGAGTAGGTTCAGTATTAGTATTTATTCCTCAAATCGTAGTTTTATTCTTCTTTATTTCATTGCTCGAAGATTCAGGTTATATGGCTAGGATTGCCGTATTGATGGATAAGACTATGGAATCCATTGGTTTAAGTGGAAAGTCGTTTATCCCTATGATTATTGGCTTTGGATGTAATGTTCCAAGTATTATGGCTGCGCGTAGTATTGAAAATGAAAAAGAAAGACTCATTACTATTTTAATCGCGTCATTTATGTCGTGTTCAGCACGGTTACCCGTCTATGCTTTGTTCGTAGGTGTATTCTTTAAAGAATACCAATCACTTATCGTACTTAGTTTATATTTAATTGGCATTCTGATTGCTCTTTTAGTGAGCACTTTTATGAATAAATTTATTTTGAAAAATGAAGACTCGGTTTTCATCGTGGAATTACCAACATATCGTGTACCTTCAATTAGAACGTTATGGCGTAGTACATGGGAAAAGGCAAAAGGTTTTGTGAAAAAAGCAGGTACATTTATTTTCGGTGGTTCAGTAGTGATATGGGCTTTAACTTATATGGGCCCTAATGGATTTGATGTGAAAATTAACCAAAGTTTTATGCATATACTGGGAGAAGTTTTTGCTCCTATCATTGCTCCTTTAGGTTTTGGAACTTGGCAGGCAGGAGCAACATTGATACCAGGCTTTTTAGCAAAAGAGGTTATTATTAGTTCAATGGCTATACTTTATTCATCCAATGAGAATGGTTTAGTCAATGTGATTCAACACCAATTCACTCCAATTTCAGCATATGCGTTTATGATATTTATACTATTATATGTACCTTGTATCTCTACGGTTGCCACTATTAGAAAAGAAACATGTTCTTGGAAATGGACACTTATTGCTGTGATCTATCCAGTATTAACAGCGTACATTTTAACATTAATGTTTTATCAAGTTAGCCATTTATTTACGTAA
- a CDS encoding FeoB-associated Cys-rich membrane protein, translated as MYVLLNILIIAFIVSYTVYTLFKFFKRSKAGQCGSCKSQCHCNTSSSKKSSPS; from the coding sequence ATGTATGTATTATTAAACATTTTAATTATCGCATTTATTGTAAGCTATACAGTGTATACATTATTTAAGTTCTTTAAACGATCTAAAGCAGGTCAATGTGGAAGTTGTAAATCGCAATGTCATTGCAATACCTCTTCTTCTAAAAAGTCTTCGCCATCTTAG
- a CDS encoding YrhK family protein, with protein sequence MIQHKNDVDLHFNKNNLSPKSQNHANEITTFYKALYQINDIVLGLIFLVGSFLFFSDKTMIAGTVLFVIGSLQMTARPIISFIHDLKLSNYYRRLYKDELKNQSE encoded by the coding sequence ATGATTCAGCATAAAAACGATGTAGATCTTCATTTTAATAAAAATAATTTAAGTCCTAAAAGTCAAAACCATGCCAATGAAATTACTACTTTTTACAAAGCACTGTATCAAATTAATGATATCGTGTTAGGTTTAATATTTCTGGTTGGAAGCTTTCTCTTCTTTAGCGATAAAACAATGATAGCTGGCACAGTCCTCTTTGTTATCGGTAGTCTTCAAATGACAGCACGACCAATTATCTCATTTATACATGATCTCAAATTATCTAATTATTATAGACGCCTATATAAAGATGAATTAAAAAATCAATCTGAATGA
- a CDS encoding methylated-DNA--[protein]-cysteine S-methyltransferase: protein MQYQTKFQSPLGELQLISDGSALTHLLYPNQHIENVKTKGDLPLFQKVTQWLEQYFEGNHPVIDFTLAPHGSDFQREVWDELIKIAYGDLETYGNIAKSVGQKLGKPKMSAQAVGGAVGRNPISIIIPCHRVVGKDGSLTGYGGTIDNKIKLLEIENVDMSQLYRPKYSTKP from the coding sequence ATGCAATATCAAACGAAATTTCAATCCCCACTAGGTGAACTGCAATTAATTAGTGATGGTTCTGCACTTACGCATCTTTTATATCCGAACCAACATATAGAAAATGTTAAAACAAAAGGGGACTTACCACTATTTCAAAAAGTGACTCAGTGGTTAGAACAATATTTTGAAGGTAATCATCCAGTTATAGATTTTACATTAGCACCACATGGAAGCGACTTTCAGCGTGAGGTCTGGGATGAGTTAATAAAAATAGCATATGGAGACTTAGAAACATATGGAAACATTGCAAAAAGTGTTGGCCAAAAGTTAGGTAAGCCAAAAATGTCTGCTCAAGCTGTAGGAGGGGCAGTAGGTCGTAATCCGATTTCTATCATCATACCTTGTCATCGTGTGGTAGGTAAGGATGGAAGTTTAACAGGTTACGGTGGCACGATAGATAATAAAATTAAATTGTTAGAAATTGAAAATGTTGATATGTCTCAGCTTTATAGACCGAAATATAGTACAAAGCCATAA
- a CDS encoding hydroxymethylglutaryl-CoA synthase, translating into MNIGIDKINFYVPKYYVDMAKLAEARQVDPNKFLIGIGQTEMAVSPVNQDIVSMGANAAKDIITDEDKKNIGMVIVATESTIDNAKAAAVQIHNLLGIQPFARCFEMKEACYAATPAIQLAKDYLAQRPNEKVLVIASDTARYGINSGGEPTQGAGAVAMMISHEPSILTLNDDAVAYTEDVYDFWRPTGHKYPLVAGALSKDAYIKSFQESWNEYARRQGKTLSDFESLCFHVPFTKMGKKALDSIIDNADETTQERLKSGYEDAVYYNRYVGNIYTGSLYLSLISLLETRDLKGGQTIGLFSYGSGSVGEFFSATLVDGFEKHLNIEGHKALLNNRTEVSVEEYESFFKRFDDLEFNHDIEQSDKDNNLFYLKDINDDIREYHIAE; encoded by the coding sequence ATGAACATAGGTATCGATAAAATAAACTTTTATGTACCAAAATATTATGTAGACATGGCAAAGCTTGCAGAAGCACGCCAAGTTGATCCAAATAAATTCTTAATAGGAATCGGACAAACTGAAATGGCAGTAAGTCCTGTCAACCAAGATATCGTATCGATGGGTGCTAATGCTGCTAAAGATATTATAACAGACGAAGATAAAAAGAATATTGGAATGGTAATTGTAGCAACTGAATCTACTATTGATAATGCCAAAGCTGCAGCAGTTCAAATTCATAATTTATTAGGTATTCAACCCTTCGCACGTTGCTTTGAAATGAAAGAAGCATGTTATGCTGCAACTCCTGCAATCCAACTTGCTAAAGACTATCTTGCACAACGTCCCAACGAGAAAGTTCTAGTTATCGCAAGTGATACTGCACGTTATGGTATTAACTCAGGCGGAGAACCTACTCAAGGGGCTGGTGCTGTAGCAATGATGATTTCTCATGAGCCTAGCATATTAACATTAAACGATGATGCAGTTGCTTATACCGAAGATGTTTACGACTTCTGGCGTCCTACAGGTCACAAATACCCACTCGTTGCAGGTGCACTATCTAAAGACGCTTACATTAAATCATTCCAAGAAAGCTGGAATGAATATGCACGCCGTCAAGGTAAAACACTATCTGATTTCGAATCGCTTTGCTTCCATGTACCTTTCACCAAAATGGGTAAAAAAGCTTTAGATTCTATCATTGATAATGCTGATGAAACTACACAAGAACGCTTAAAATCAGGATATGAAGATGCAGTATATTATAACCGTTATGTTGGTAACATCTATACTGGTTCATTATACTTAAGTTTAATATCATTACTAGAAACACGTGACCTTAAAGGTGGTCAAACAATTGGTTTATTTAGTTATGGCTCAGGTTCTGTTGGCGAATTCTTCAGTGCAACACTTGTAGACGGTTTCGAAAAACATCTAAACATTGAAGGACACAAAGCATTGTTAAACAATCGTACAGAAGTTTCTGTCGAAGAATACGAATCATTCTTTAAACGTTTTGATGATTTAGAATTCAATCACGACATTGAACAATCAGATAAAGACAATAATCTCTTCTACTTGAAAGACATTAATGACGATATTCGTGAATATCATATTGCAGAATAA